One part of the Diceros bicornis minor isolate mBicDic1 chromosome 38, mDicBic1.mat.cur, whole genome shotgun sequence genome encodes these proteins:
- the LOC131399544 gene encoding LOW QUALITY PROTEIN: left-right determination factor 1-like (The sequence of the model RefSeq protein was modified relative to this genomic sequence to represent the inferred CDS: inserted 2 bases in 2 codons; deleted 1 base in 1 codon): MQPLWLCWALWARPLISPAAALTEEQILGSLLQQLQLSEVPVLDEGDVKELVTPAHVGAQYVALLQRSHGAHSRGKRLSQNFREVAGRLLASEASRHLLVFGLEQRLPPDRELVGAALRLFQEPVPRAALRRHERLSPRSPRARVTVEWLHVRDDGSNRTALIDSRLVSVHESGWRAFDVTEAVSFWRQLSRPRQPLLLQVSVQSEPPGPRASGAHRLVRFAAQGPAGGARGEPQLELHSLELSHRGAPGDCEPEAPVTEGTRCCRQEMYLDLQGMKWAENWVLEXPGLLAYECVGTCQQPLEPLTSKWLFLGPRQCIASETTSLPMTVILQEGGRPRPQVVSLPNVRMQKCSCAWEGAXVLRKLEPYPGALGELPVQAPRPLAQWKHRATRPRRHAALSEPGQIGAPGGLGPGEPLETLRSPFGAKRSTSGLSGSRLLRAAAQSRAVAAAPAAEVQDEPAQLPILPLPRAGLRARRGHSVPSRDDQDVCRCSPLASPGREPLFLARVSPRCPGNGDVRGPRRGIRRGGALLGPWTPADGREEPRGLSGRPGAGPGRSRAEGRTARGAGGGVWADSGAGGGSKLGKPGGDPAPPGQVVPDNFPRPGQPRDRCRADPSFFPSPLSGDLSAGV; the protein is encoded by the exons ATGCAGCCCCTGTGGCTCTGCTGGGCACTGTGGGCGCGGCCCCTGATCAGTCCCGCGGCGGCCCTGACCGAGGAGCAGATCCTGGGCAGCCTGCTGCAGCAGCTGCAGCTCAGCGAGGTGCCCGTCCTGGACGAGGGCGACGTGAAGGAGCTGGTCACCCCGGCCCACGTGGGGGCCCAGTACGTGGCCCTGCTGCAGCGCAGCCACGGGGCCCACTCCCGAGGGAAGAGGCTCAGCCAGAACTTCCGAG AGGTGGCCGGCCGGCTCCTGGCGTCCGAGGCCTCCCGGCACCTGCTGGTGTTCGGCCTGGAGCAGCGGCTGCCGCCCGACCGCGAGCTGGTTGGGGCCGCGCTGCGCCTCTTCCAGGAGCCGGTCCCCAGGGCCGCGCTCCGCAGGCACGAGCGGCTGTCCCCGCGCAGCCCCCGCGCCCGCGTCACCGTCGAGTGGCTGCACGTCCGCGACGACGGCTCCAACCGCACCGCCCTCATCGACTCCAG GCTGGTGTCCGTCCACGAGAGCGGCTGGCGGGCCTTCGACGTGACCGAG GCCGTGAGCTTCTGGCGGCAGCTGAGCCGGCCCCGGCAGCCGCTGCTGCTGCAGGTGTCTGTGCAGAGCGAGCCCCCGGGCCCGCGGGCCTCCGGCGCCCACAGGCTGGTCCGCTTCGCCGCCCAGGGCCCGGCGGGCGGCGCGCGGGGCGAGCCCCAGCTGGAGCTGCACAGCCTGGAGCTCAGCCACCGCGG AGCTCCGGGGGACTGTGAACCTGAGGCGCCAGTGACCGAGGGCACCCGCTGCTGCCGCCAGGAGATGTACCTGGACCTGCAGGGGATGAAGTGGGCTGAGAACTGGGTCCTGG CCCCGGGGCTTCTGGCCTATGAGTGTGTGGGCACCTGCCAGCAGCCCCTGGAGCCCCTGACCTCCAAGTGGCTGTTTCTGGGGCCGCGGCAGTGCATCGCCTCGGAGACGACCTCGCTGCCCATGACTGTCATCCTCCAGGAGGGAGGCAGGCCCAGGCCCCAGGTGGTCAGCCTGCCCAATGTGAGGATGCAGAAGTGCAGCTGCGCCTGGGAGGGGG CCGTGCTGAGGAAGCTGGAGCCGTAC CCCGGCGCCCTCGGCGAGCTTCCAGTCCAGGCGCCGAGGCCACTGGCTCAGTGGAAACACCGTGCTACCCGGCCCCGGAGACACGCCGCGCTCAGCGAGCCGGGCCAGATCGGTGCCCCCGGCGGCCTGGGACCCGGAGAGCCGCTGGAAACACTGCGATCTCCCTTTGGGGCCAAACGGAGCACCTCGGGGCTTTCAGGGTCCCGGCTGCTTAGAGCGGCGGCGCAGTCGCGGGCTGTCGCAGCGGCCCCGGCGGCCGAGGTGCAGGATGAGCCGGCCCAGCTCCCCATCCTCCCACTGCCCCGGGCGGGCCTCAGAGCCCGTCGAGGACATTCAGTGCCATCCAGGGACGATCAGGACGTGTGCAGATGCTCTCCCCTCGCGTCCCCGGGCCGCGAACCCCTGTTCTTGGCCCGGGTCTCCCCGAGGTGCCCGGGGAATGGGGACGTGCGAGGGCCGAGGAGAGGAATTCGCCGAGGCGGCGCCCTCCTCGGCCCCTGGACGCCAGCAGACGGCCGGGAGGAGCCGCGCGGGCTGAGCGGCCGCCCTGGGGCCGGGCCGGGGCGGAGCAGGGCCGAGGGGCGCACGGCCCGGGGCGCGGGTGGCGGCGTCTGGGCGGACAGCGGCGCCGGGGGAGGCTCCAAATTGGGCAAGCC TGGTGGggaccccgccccgcccggccAGGTGGTGCCAGATAACTTCCCCAGGCCGGGCCAGCCGCGCGACCGCTGCAG GGCTGacccctccttcttcccctccccgCTCTCTGGGGATTTGTCTGCTGGAGTCTGA